A stretch of Triticum aestivum cultivar Chinese Spring chromosome 1D, IWGSC CS RefSeq v2.1, whole genome shotgun sequence DNA encodes these proteins:
- the LOC123173996 gene encoding nuclear transcription factor Y subunit C-3-like, whose product MRISRPYSGVSRSGATARTGPHALPLARIKKIMKRSAGDGSGGDGAGARMISGEAPVVFSRACELFVAELTQAAWAATLEGRRRTVHAEDVAAAVRDTDLFDFLVDVVKPRPGDDSVGDGVGLAPAAGAHGGALD is encoded by the coding sequence ATGAGGATTTCGAGGCCGTACTCGGGGGTGTCCAGAagcggggcgacggcgaggacGGGGCCGCACGCACTGCCGCTGGCGCGGATCAAGAAGATCATGAAGCGGTCGGCGggggacggcagcggcggcgacggcgccggggCCAGGATGATCTCGGGCGAGGCGCCCGTGGTGTTCTCCAGGGCGTGCGAGCTGTTCGTCGCCGAGCTGACGCAAGCCGCCTGGGCCGCCACGCTCGAGGGCCGGCGCCGGACCGTGCACGCCGaggacgtcgccgccgccgtcagggACACCGACCTCTtcgacttcctcgtcgacgtcgTCAAGCCCAGGCCAGGTGACGATAGCGTCGGTGACGGAGTCGGCCTCGCGCCGGCCGCCGGTGCCCACGGCGGCGCGCTCGACTAG